Proteins co-encoded in one Leucobacter exalbidus genomic window:
- the pyrF gene encoding orotidine-5'-phosphate decarboxylase, whose translation MTHTVPTFGGRLAAQFAAGRHLCAGIDPHAALLDEWGVDNDAAGAERMGRDVVAAAAGVAACVKPQIALFERFGSAGFAALERVFADAREAGLLVVADVKRGDIGSTFAAYADAWLTPGAPLEADAMTVVAYQGFDSLAGAFRHVTDHGKGMFVLAATSNPEAREVQRAIREDGRTVAAAMVADAEDWNAVHAASHDTDPAAHEVGSIGVVLGATLALDDFGIATGERPAGPALPVLAPGFGHQGARIEDAHRIFGGIGQALLANESRSILRGGSTGLSIRIKERAAAIQAALAA comes from the coding sequence ATGACGCACACCGTGCCCACGTTCGGGGGGAGGCTCGCCGCGCAGTTCGCGGCGGGCCGCCACCTGTGCGCCGGCATTGACCCGCACGCCGCGCTGCTCGATGAGTGGGGCGTCGACAACGATGCCGCCGGTGCCGAGCGGATGGGCCGCGACGTCGTCGCGGCCGCCGCCGGCGTCGCCGCGTGCGTGAAGCCGCAAATTGCCCTCTTCGAACGCTTTGGTTCGGCGGGTTTTGCGGCCCTCGAGCGCGTCTTTGCTGATGCGCGCGAGGCCGGGCTGCTTGTGGTCGCCGATGTGAAGCGCGGCGATATTGGTTCGACGTTCGCCGCCTACGCTGATGCGTGGTTGACCCCGGGCGCCCCGCTCGAGGCCGACGCGATGACGGTGGTGGCATACCAGGGCTTCGACAGCCTGGCCGGCGCCTTCCGCCACGTCACCGATCACGGCAAGGGCATGTTCGTGCTCGCCGCGACCTCGAATCCCGAGGCTCGCGAGGTGCAGCGCGCCATTCGTGAGGACGGTCGCACCGTCGCCGCGGCCATGGTCGCTGACGCCGAGGACTGGAACGCAGTGCACGCCGCGTCTCACGACACCGATCCTGCAGCTCACGAGGTCGGCTCCATTGGCGTCGTGCTCGGCGCGACCCTCGCACTCGATGACTTCGGCATCGCCACGGGGGAGCGGCCCGCGGGCCCAGCCCTCCCCGTACTCGCCCCCGGCTTCGGCCACCAGGGCGCCCGTATCGAAGACGCGCATCGCATCTTCGGCGGCATCGGGCAGGCGCTGCTCGCCAACGAATCACGCAGCATTCTGCGCGGCGGCTCAACCGGTCTTTCGATCCGGATCAAAGAACGCGCCGCAGCCATTCAGGCAGCGCTCGCGGCGTAA